The DNA segment AGGTATTGTCCGTAGCCGTTCTTTTTGAGCGGCTCGGCGAGGCGCACCAGCTGCTCCCTATCGATATACCCGAGAGAATAGGCGATCTCCTCGATGCAGGCGATCTTCAGCCCCTGCCGCCGCTCGATGGTGGCGATGAACTCCCCTGCCTCAAGCAAGCTCTCGTGCGTCCCGGTATCCAGCCAGGCATATCCTCTGCCCAGAAGCTCCACTCTGAGCCTGCCCCTCTTGAGATACTCGTTGTTCACGTCCGTGATTTCAAGCTCACCCCGCCACGACGGCTTAACCCCCTTTGCGATATCGACCACGGCATTGTCGTAAAAATAAAGACCGGTCACCGCATACTTCGATTTGGGAGCCCTTGGTTTCTCTTCAATGGAGAGCACCCTGCCGCTTTTATCGAATTCGACCACCCCGTACCGCTCGGGGTCATTCACATAGCAGCCGAACACTGTTGCACCGCCCTCAGTATTTACATCATGGACGGCCTTCCTGAGCAGCTCCGTCAGGCCATGGCCGTAGAAGATGTTGTCGCCCAGCACGAGACAGACATTGTCATCTCCCACAAACTCCTCCCCCAGGATGAAGGCCTCGGCAAGCCCGTTGGGATGCGCCTGCTCCTTGTACGACAGATGTAATCCCACGTGTGCACCGTCCCTGAATATCTCCTTAAACCGCGGCAGGTCCTGCGGGGTCGAGATGATCAGTATCTCCCTGATCCCTGCAAGCATGAGTACCGAAAGGGGATAGTAGATCATCGGCTTGTCGTACACCGGCAAAAGCTGCTTGCACACCGACAACGTCACCGGATACAGCCTTGTCCCGCTGCCGCCTGCCAATATTATGCCTTTCATGGTATCACCTTATATCTCTTTAGATTGTCGCTGCACGCCCGTTGTACATCCTCTCATAGTATTCCTGATAGGAATGGTCGAGCACTGATGCCACCCATTTCTGGTTTCCGAGATACCACTGTATGGTCGAGCGTATCCCTTCTTCGAAGGTCACCGAGGGGGCCCAGCCGAGCTCCTGTTTGATCTTGGTTGCATCGATGGCATACCGCCGGTCATGACCGGGACGGTCCTTCACATAGGTGATGAGCGAGCGGCGGGATCTGCCCCCCGGCAGAGGGCCAACCGTCTCGTCCAGAACATCACAGATGAGCCGCACGAGCTCTATGTTCTGCTTTTCGTTGTTGCCGCCGATGTTGTAGGTCTCCCCCGGCGTCCCCCTCTCCAGTACCGTGAGGAGTGCCGCACAGTGGTCCACGACATAGAGCCAGTCACGCACATTCCTGCCGTCGCCGTAGACCGGCAACGCCTTACCGTTCAGGGCATTGATGATCATCAGGGGGATCAGCTTCTCAGGGAATTGATAGGGGCCGTAGTTGTTGGAACAATTAGTAATAATAGTTGGCACCCCATACGTATGGTAATAGGCGCTCGCCAGGTGGTCCGAGGAGGCCTTGCTGGCAGAGTAGGGGGAGCGAGGGGCGTAGGGGGTGGTTTCAGTAAAAGAGCCCGTTGCTCCCAGAGAGCCATAGACCTCATCCGTGCTGACGTGCAGGAATCTTGGCTGACCACTGACCACTGATCGCTGATCGCTGTTCCAGGCCTTGCGGGCGGCTTCAAGGAGGACGAAGGTGCCCATGATGTTGGTGCGGATGAACTCCTCGGGACCCAGGATGGACCGGTCCACATGCGACTCGGCGGCAAAGTGCACAACGGTGTCGATCCGCGCGTCGGCAAAGAGCTGCTCCACTACGGCACGGTCGCAGATGTCGCCCTTTATAAAACGATAGCGTGTATCATTTTCGATATCGGTCAGGTTGTTAAGATTGCCCGCATAGGTGAGCTTGTCCAGATTGACAAGACGGCACTCCGGCA comes from the Nitrospirota bacterium genome and includes:
- the rfbA gene encoding glucose-1-phosphate thymidylyltransferase RfbA, with product MKGIILAGGSGTRLYPVTLSVCKQLLPVYDKPMIYYPLSVLMLAGIREILIISTPQDLPRFKEIFRDGAHVGLHLSYKEQAHPNGLAEAFILGEEFVGDDNVCLVLGDNIFYGHGLTELLRKAVHDVNTEGGATVFGCYVNDPERYGVVEFDKSGRVLSIEEKPRAPKSKYAVTGLYFYDNAVVDIAKGVKPSWRGELEITDVNNEYLKRGRLRVELLGRGYAWLDTGTHESLLEAGEFIATIERRQGLKIACIEEIAYSLGYIDREQLVRLAEPLKKNGYGQYL
- the rfbB gene encoding dTDP-glucose 4,6-dehydratase, producing PECRLVNLDKLTYAGNLNNLTDIENDTRYRFIKGDICDRAVVEQLFADARIDTVVHFAAESHVDRSILGPEEFIRTNIMGTFVLLEAARKAWNSDQRSVVSGQPRFLHVSTDEVYGSLGATGSFTETTPYAPRSPYSASKASSDHLASAYYHTYGVPTIITNCSNNYGPYQFPEKLIPLMIINALNGKALPVYGDGRNVRDWLYVVDHCAALLTVLERGTPGETYNIGGNNEKQNIELVRLICDVLDETVGPLPGGRSRRSLITYVKDRPGHDRRYAIDATKIKQELGWAPSVTFEEGIRSTIQWYLGNQKWVASVLDHSYQEYYERMYNGRAATI